The following is a genomic window from Oncorhynchus kisutch isolate 150728-3 linkage group LG6, Okis_V2, whole genome shotgun sequence.
TATACAACACAACGTCAAATGTTATGTTTATCTGCGATAGGAGGCTGTTTACATAACGCATCTAGAAAGCTAGCTAATTGGTCTCTGTAAATTAGCTATCTTTTTTTTTAATATACtttttacctttaactaggcaagtcagttaagaacagggtcttatttacaatgacggcctaggaacagttggttaactgccttgttcaggggcagaacgacacatttttttttaccttgtcagctcggattcgatctagcaacctttcagttactggcccaacactctaaccactaggctacctgccgccccaaacttTCGACAACGTTACCTCATGTCTCCATTTGAAAAGGCTGGGTGTATCGATGTTTGGATGAGTGTCATCTTCATCATCTGAAACCTCAATGTGGTCCCACACGCTGTAGTCTATCCTACTTGTCATTCTAGCTACCAAGCTAGCAGGCTAAAACGTTGCTTGCAGCAAGTGCACGTTAAAAGTGAAATTAACAGATGTGAGTCTAATGATACAACGTAACTATCTAACTTCAAACCTTGTTAGAAATTATATTGGTAGCTAATATATTTACTATTGCTAATCAACAATAGTGCACAATGTATCTTTAGCTTGCTATGGAGGAAACCCTAGACATTTCCGTTTAGACGTTTTCCACGTCTCTACGTAAACTCGTTATTGAAGAACGTCAAGGCAAAGGCATGTGGGTGGGGCATGAGATTTTTATAATAAAAAAAGAAATATAAAGATTATTCAGTAGTTTAAATAATAATAGCCTATCATCATTGATAATAATAAAAACCAACTGGCCATGTAAATATACATTTGTCATTTTATTAGTGTTTTTATGCATGTAAAAAAGAGAACATAAACAACAACGTAGATTTCCAAAATAAAGTTAATGGATAGCTTATTAATGGATATAATTATTCACACTACCTCTTGTTCTAGGGTTCTCCACACTGAAAGTGAACTGTATACCCTACATATATATTTAAACACATCAAAGTATACGTTATGTTGCAATAACAACCAGAATCAATCATAACACAATATGCTACTATTACATGACCAAAGTCTTTAAAAATGTAAGGCGATTCCTTTTTTTCTGTGCGATGGTCTGGCTGACAATGATGACATTCTCACACCTGTAACAAAACCATGCAATTTATATTAGAGACAGACAATATCTTCCCTCTGCTAATCCCCCAAATTTGGACTCTTGTTTTGTAAAGCCAACACTCCACTGTGGGAAAAGTCACATACTTCCGATGTGGCCCTTTGTACCTTAAAGAGACtcctcacattacataccatAGAAAAATCAAATAAGAACAATGGCTTCTATAACAAGTGTGATGGTAGAGAGTGCTAGTTCTATCCTCTAAATGTGTGCATTTAACAATGTCCCCTTCACTGTGTCCTCCTACCTTAAGACTTAGTCTTGATGATGAATTGCTTACTCTTCTTGCCAATCTTATTAGAGGAAATGCAGGTGTAGGTCCCTGGAAgcaaggaggaagaggtaaaaAGAGGTAGGTCCTCCATCTTCTCTTTGGGATCTGAAGACTGCCAGCTGTACACAGGACTGGGGCTTCCTGTAGCCGTACAGTTTAATGTGATTTCATCCCCCATACCGATGTCCAGGGTCTCAGCCTCAGGACTGAGGAAGGATGGGGGGTCTGAGAAAATAAGGGAAAGGGATGGATATTGCATAAAAACAAATACACAATTCTATTTAATTGTTTCTCATGAAACTATTAATGGTTGGGTTGAGTGGATAGGCTCACAGTCCACAGAGACGTTGAGAGGCTCTGATGTCACTGAAGGAGGCGGTTGTGGTCCCTCTGGTCCCAAGTCCAGCTGAGCCACGCACTTGTACTGGGCTCCGTTATCAGCTTTGGTTGGGGTGATCAGGAGGATGGAGGATACTTGGACAGGGGAGGCTGGGGTCAGATCAGAGAAAGAGTGGTTGTAAACTTCAGTCTGCCCTCTGTACCACCTCAGGGTGAGGTATTGAACAGGGGCAATGTTCTGGACATCACAGAGCAACTGGTACTCTTTCCCCTCCAACATGGGACCAGTGTGGTTCGCTGAGCTGATAGTGACACTGTCTGGAGTCTCTGTGAAAGATCAGCTGGTTAGTGTGTCGAGCAAAACACGTACATTTAGTAGTAGTCGTCACAAATATAATGAATTATTATGAAGTATGGCCTGATGCATGTACAACAGCCATGCTCTGCCTTAAATTGTGCTAAGATAAAAAGCCAGCTTTATTTAGGCCAGGTTGACTCACTGTAATGAATGAGGTTGAGTTTCTCCTCACACTGTCTGGGTGCAGTGAAGAAGACTCCATAGCAGATAGGCTCCTCGATCCAGTCGATCAGACTGTCCACCTTCCATTGGACAGCACGGTCCTGTTGGGTGTGTGCTGCCCCGATGGCTGACTCCCAGCCTAAGACACGCACCGGACGAGAGGCCTCACAGCTGACGGAAACAGGCTCCccaaaccccaccaccaccctggagGGCTTCAGCTCCAGAGAGCATCCTTCACCTGACACTGAGACATGGACAATATCATCATCGTTACATTGTCTTCATCCGCATCATTTTCACAATCTTTTTCATTATCATCATGATCATCACGTAAACTAATTAGAGAGTTATATTATTGCTGGCATATCCGCAACATTCATATTTgttaaataaaatcacatttacagATACAAAGAAAATGTTGCTTGCAGTGATTTGATTGTGTGACTTTAGCAGGTGTTTATGATCTGTTTTGTATCACTGTGGATATAAGATTGGGTGGGATGCAGGTTCCACTTTGCCATCCTCTCTGGGTTGCAAGTTTAATTTCAGTGGACAAAACACAGGTAAATaattcacacactcatacatgcAATATAATATAAGAGTATTTCGCCAAAGAGCTTTAAAACCATTTATGACCAATTCTATTGCCAAACACGTCTTCAAACTACAAACTCGTCGATACAATGGGGGCCTCTACTGCAGATGTCCCATATCCCTTGACTCTACAGAGAATAAGCAAATCTTATGAATAATAAAATGTTGTCTCTTGCAACATCTTACCGGTGCAGAACATGCAAAAGTTTAGGATCCATTTTAGAAAGTTGTTTTCCATCTTTTTGCAGACTTTGCTGAGGTCCACTATGGTCGGAGTTGAAAGGCGAGTGGAATTCCGACTTGGTCCTGCTTGGCAACTCCAAAGTGAACTGTGATTACTAACAAAAGCCCTCCCTCACCAAACGAGGGCTCTCATACCGTAGTCTGTGTCTGACTGCAGGGCCccgagggagagaagagggggctaAGGAAGTTTGACAGGCATCAAGGCCAGACCTCCTCAATGGTAACTCATTAGGCCTACATCCCAAATTCTTCCTTTAATCATTATTTGTGGTTTAGTTAGAATCTGTATTTTCATGTTCAATGAGAGTTAATATATCAGACCCATTATATATTTCAGCCCAAAATGTATTCATACTCCTAGAATCACAGGCTAGGTCTTTTGTAGTTCTGTTTGCTGTCATGTATTGTTACAGCAGCACAACCCCAAGCTATTCAGATGACATCTCTGTTCTGTTTTTAGAATATACCCATATAGAGTTCTATGACTTCAGAAGGGTACTACGGTTACAATTTTCAGTTCTTTAATCTGAAATTAAACCCCAATGACCTGTGTTAACTTGCCTCAAACTAAACAGTTCCCGTGTGACTGTGGATTCATATACATAGGTGGTTTGAGAGAACTCACATTGCAGTTCTACTCTCTTTTCTGCAGGCATGTTTGATTCCCATACGCACACTGCTTGGAGACCCCATGCTTTGTCAAGACTCAGCAGGTTGGATTGTTGGACTCGAGTTGTCCGGCATGTAGTGTGTAGGCCTCACACTGTGATCAGAATGTAccaccactgcacaacagcaccGGCCGTGACCAGGCTGCCAGAAACATTGCTCAGTAATTGGATGCTTATTGGGTGTATTTATAGGCTCAGCTGCCAATCCTCAGTGTCTACAGTATGTCGactctgttttgtgtttctaccCTGTGCCTTTGTTTGTTGTGGAAGTACACTACTGTACACTTGTTTCTGACAATGATCATGTGTGTATAATATAAAATGTTTTTCCTCAAGGGCTAAATGTGCTGGCAAATTGCCCTTATAAGTCTACACTGCAGCCAGGTTGTTATAGCAACAGTCAGGCTGCACACACAAAGTGTTTCTTGGCAAGGCAGAAGTCCCCTTCACCAGGATAAACCCGAGTGACACAAAAAGGACACACTCAATTCTGAAAAAGGAAGTATTTATATGAGCCACTGTAGGCAGGATAACAGAGGGACTTTCATGCTTCTCTTTAAATTGACCTTAGTTTGCACTGATTAGTATGGAGGTGTCAGTGTTACAGTGATGTATGAGAGAAAGGTTCCCAATGGCATACAAAAGACAGTAGAGGAACATGTCACAGTGAAAGACGACTGATTCTTTCAAAGCTTTAACTCAATGAGCATAACTGGTTGATGTTTGACCAGTGAATGCTGTGTATGCATGCATCACCTGCATTGTAGATGCAAAACTTTCAACCAATGTTGCAGCACTATTGAAATGAAAGACAGCATCAGTCTCACCTAAATAGGTTGCAGTAGAACACTTCCTGAAACGGAATCTCTGACACAATGCTGAGCCTGAGAGTATTGACATTCCGAAGAGAGAACTAAGTGTCTGAACGGAAGAGCAGTCAGATGGAAACACATCACAGGTCATATAAACATAAGCAAGCTGACAATTTTTTTAGAGAATGAGTGTTAGCGGCTGTTAAAGACGCCATATAACAACATTCAGTGCTGAAATCAAATGGACAATATACACATAGTTAGTTAGCGACACAATACACAAACATCACATGTAAAAAGCTAGTTTTACATCGGGCAACTCAAAATAGTGTTCTGTGCAACTTACAAGCACCATTTCCAACTGTACCAATGCTATTCCAGCCCTGTGCAATGTGAACTGAACATACTTTGCACTTAAAACTGTAAACAGACCTTGAAATATCTAGCATGAATTGGTTAAAAAAATGGTTATAAAAAATAAACCCAAATCTCTGATTGTGattcaacaaaaaaatacaactatTGAAGAACTGTGACACTGCACTCTTGTCAAAACAGAAAGAATTGGCAAGTAACAAAATCATCATCAGGGAATTGTTTCTACTTAACACAGTTTAGCAACTTCTTAAAGGACCATGTGAGCCACCTATGGTGATATATGACTGTGTAGCCTATTAAAATACCTGAGATGGATAAAAACACATTAGTGGCCTTTCTCTCCTCACAGGCCTGAGACTGCGTCCATGGGGTTCATGTCGGTATGTATGTCCACTTCCCTATGGTCCACGGATATAGGTTGAGAAAGTGAAAGACAAACGATTAAAGCTATCATCAAACATACTGACAATACTGAGAATCAAGGGTGCTGTGAAggtaaaagagagagataaaatgGAAGAGTGTGGGCAGAGAACAAAATGAGCAATAGTGAAGAGAAGCTTCCTGTGGCTCTTGGAACAGTAAACTTAAATCGGTTAAAAGGCTCTGGTAGCACCAATTGAGAGCAACAAGAAAATTAAAAAAGAATTAGATAGGAAGTGATGCATTGCATGGCTCATTTCTCATAGTATAGTCACATAAGATTACTTGTTGCTGTCATCAGACTACAGCGATCAGGCTAGCCTGTTTTCCCAGCCGCTTTACATCCGTGACAGAGACACAATGGCCGTGAG
Proteins encoded in this region:
- the LOC116374462 gene encoding hemicentin-2-like isoform X1 is translated as MENNFLKWILNFCMFCTVSGEGCSLELKPSRVVVGFGEPVSVSCEASRPVRVLGWESAIGAAHTQQDRAVQWKVDSLIDWIEEPICYGVFFTAPRQCEEKLNLIHYKTPDSVTISSANHTGPMLEGKEYQLLCDVQNIAPVQYLTLRWYRGQTEVYNHSFSDLTPASPVQVSSILLITPTKADNGAQYKCVAQLDLGPEGPQPPPSVTSEPLNVSVDYPPSFLSPEAETLDIGMGDEITLNCTATGSPSPVYSWQSSDPKEKMEDLPLFTSSSLLPGTYTCISSNKIGKKSKQFIIKTKS
- the LOC116374462 gene encoding protein turtle-like isoform X2, which translates into the protein MENNFLKWILNFCMFCTVSGEGCSLELKPSRVVVGFGEPVSVSCEASRPVRVLGWESAIGAAHTQQDRAVQWKVDSLIDWIEEPICYGVFFTAPRQCEEKLNLIHYTSPVQVSSILLITPTKADNGAQYKCVAQLDLGPEGPQPPPSVTSEPLNVSVDYPPSFLSPEAETLDIGMGDEITLNCTATGSPSPVYSWQSSDPKEKMEDLPLFTSSSLLPGTYTCISSNKIGKKSKQFIIKTKS